A genomic segment from Oligoflexus sp. encodes:
- a CDS encoding methyltransferase domain-containing protein codes for MSDESYLHGYTTVEQERLRHQARFTEQSIYRNIDLTGVDRLLEVGVGVGAQSEIILRRYPEIKIVGIDQNEAQLASAQRSLDAIPWAKGRYELQKMDATSMDFESHTFDGAFICWVLEHVPTPERVLSEVRRVLKKGSRIFVTEVMNHSFFLEPYSPNVWKYWMAMNDFQHEQTGDPFIGAKLGNLLLAQGFTDIDTKVHTWHFDNRNPDKRKLYIEFWTTLLLSAKDQLLNAKVIDEETLQQAQKELRQVAKDPNAVFYFSFMQAQAVR; via the coding sequence ATGAGCGATGAAAGTTACCTGCACGGCTATACCACGGTCGAGCAGGAACGCTTGCGTCATCAGGCTCGCTTCACCGAACAGAGCATCTATCGCAACATCGACCTCACGGGCGTCGACCGCCTCCTTGAGGTCGGCGTGGGCGTCGGAGCCCAGTCGGAAATCATCCTGCGCCGTTATCCCGAAATCAAAATCGTCGGCATTGATCAGAATGAAGCGCAGCTCGCCAGCGCTCAAAGGTCGCTGGATGCCATACCCTGGGCCAAGGGCCGATACGAGCTGCAGAAAATGGATGCCACCAGTATGGATTTCGAATCGCATACCTTTGATGGCGCCTTCATCTGCTGGGTGCTTGAGCATGTTCCGACGCCCGAGCGCGTTTTAAGTGAAGTGCGGCGCGTCCTTAAAAAAGGCAGCCGCATCTTTGTCACCGAAGTGATGAATCACTCCTTCTTCCTGGAGCCCTATTCACCGAATGTCTGGAAATACTGGATGGCGATGAACGACTTCCAGCATGAACAGACCGGCGATCCCTTCATCGGCGCCAAGCTCGGCAACCTTCTCCTGGCTCAGGGTTTTACTGACATTGACACCAAGGTCCACACCTGGCACTTCGACAACAGGAATCCGGATAAGAGAAAACTCTATATCGAATTCTGGACGACGCTGCTTTTGAGTGCGAAGGATCAGCTTTTGAATGCGAAGGTGATCGACGAGGAGACGCTGCAGCAGGCCCAGAAGGAATTGCGTCAGGTCGCCAAGGATCCTAACGCAGTCTTCTATTTTTCCTTCATGCAGGCGCAGGCCGTGCGCTGA
- a CDS encoding alpha/beta fold hydrolase, translating into MVKSRRVDSKLLLLSIMLGSWFLQGNKAAAAAAPTVKQPVDCQLQGGEWAQCLTVDVPENRSKKESRTLSLHVALYKAQAPSKDYAPIYMLAGGPGQAATEGFVPLPETFRRLRQHHDIILIDQRGTGSSHPLRCMRDTDPKWDLLFNEDLALEHSKKCVERLRADTDLTAYTTDAAAHDLEAVRQTLGHKKIILFGVSYGTRLALRYLALYPDAVAKQILEGVLPPSVNFIRERQAAAESLQGIAALCRKDPDCQAWGDPWEHYQKLKLAWARNPKVKVMDPRSGAMKEVVLRPQHIESGINSLLYHPLDMSIVPQVLYEAQAGNLGPLLAKALSSDSGIYDGLYYLLVCAEDMRDLGTPLTDSQKIIAKMCSFLPDTTLPKDFRVQPLSQVPTLYLSGGLDPVTPPRYVESLKASLPQSTHLILPDYGHNISYVSCVQDAMIEFIGSDKAQITPPECLKKMRGLHFFKGAPKT; encoded by the coding sequence ATGGTGAAGAGTCGACGGGTCGACTCAAAGCTTCTCCTCCTGAGCATCATGCTGGGATCCTGGTTTTTACAGGGAAACAAGGCTGCTGCTGCTGCCGCACCCACGGTCAAACAGCCGGTGGATTGTCAGCTGCAGGGGGGCGAGTGGGCCCAGTGTCTGACGGTGGATGTCCCCGAAAATCGTAGTAAAAAAGAAAGCCGCACCCTTTCCCTTCATGTCGCCCTTTATAAAGCCCAGGCTCCTTCGAAAGATTATGCTCCTATTTATATGCTGGCAGGCGGCCCAGGTCAGGCGGCCACAGAGGGCTTTGTGCCTCTGCCGGAAACCTTTCGTCGGCTGCGGCAGCATCACGATATTATTTTGATCGATCAAAGGGGTACCGGCTCCAGCCATCCTTTGCGCTGTATGCGGGACACGGATCCGAAATGGGATCTGCTATTTAATGAAGATCTGGCGCTGGAACACAGCAAAAAATGTGTCGAACGTTTGCGGGCCGATACGGATCTGACCGCATACACCACCGATGCGGCGGCCCATGATCTGGAGGCCGTGCGACAGACACTCGGTCATAAGAAAATCATACTCTTCGGTGTTTCCTATGGAACGAGGCTTGCGCTGCGCTATCTTGCGCTTTATCCCGATGCCGTCGCGAAACAGATTCTGGAAGGCGTGCTGCCGCCTTCGGTGAATTTCATTCGGGAAAGGCAGGCCGCAGCGGAAAGTCTTCAGGGCATCGCCGCGCTTTGCCGCAAGGATCCCGATTGCCAGGCTTGGGGTGACCCATGGGAGCACTATCAGAAATTAAAGCTCGCCTGGGCGCGAAATCCCAAGGTGAAGGTGATGGACCCGCGTTCGGGAGCCATGAAGGAAGTCGTTCTACGTCCGCAGCACATCGAATCGGGCATCAACAGCCTTCTCTATCATCCCCTTGATATGTCGATCGTCCCTCAGGTCCTTTACGAGGCGCAGGCTGGGAACCTCGGGCCGCTGCTGGCGAAAGCACTGAGTTCCGATAGCGGCATTTATGATGGTCTTTATTATCTTCTGGTCTGCGCCGAGGATATGCGCGATCTCGGAACGCCACTGACTGATTCGCAAAAAATTATAGCGAAGATGTGCAGCTTTCTGCCGGATACCACGCTGCCCAAAGATTTTCGCGTGCAGCCCCTGAGCCAGGTCCCTACGCTTTATCTTTCCGGTGGTCTGGATCCTGTCACCCCTCCGCGTTATGTGGAAAGCCTCAAGGCATCGTTGCCGCAGTCCACGCATCTTATCCTGCCCGACTATGGGCATAACATCAGTTATGTGAGCTGCGTTCAGGATGCGATGATTGAATTCATTGGATCGGACAAGGCTCAGATCACGCCGCCGGAGTGCCTCAAAAAAATGAGAGGCCTGCATTTTTTCAAGGGAGCGCCGAAGACATGA
- a CDS encoding ATP-binding cassette domain-containing protein produces the protein MIEVKELKKSFGKVEAVRSVSFHAEDGQITGLLGDNGAGKTTTIRMLAGTLTPDAGVIHLDQKPLAVYDRQQRRSIGILSDAKGLYERLSTRENMAYYGQLMGLSGAKLEAGLDRARRLLDLDDILDRRVQGFSTGQRMKVLLGRLLVYQPKNLILDEPSSGLDVRATRKLRAILSRLRDEGHCLVFSSHIMQEVELLCDSVIVMHDGRSLGQAPVGEWNARAGVDKFEDAFVAAIEGGQYAP, from the coding sequence ATGATCGAAGTCAAAGAGCTGAAAAAATCCTTCGGCAAGGTGGAGGCTGTGCGTTCCGTCAGCTTTCATGCCGAGGATGGACAGATCACAGGTCTTCTGGGTGATAACGGTGCCGGCAAAACCACAACAATTCGCATGCTGGCCGGGACTCTGACGCCGGATGCGGGTGTCATTCATCTCGATCAAAAACCTTTGGCCGTTTATGATCGCCAGCAGCGTCGCAGCATCGGCATTCTGTCCGATGCCAAGGGCCTTTATGAAAGACTCTCGACTCGCGAGAACATGGCCTATTACGGGCAGCTCATGGGACTTTCCGGGGCGAAGCTGGAGGCAGGTCTTGATCGAGCCCGAAGGCTTTTGGATCTGGACGATATTCTGGACCGACGCGTCCAGGGATTTTCCACAGGCCAGCGCATGAAGGTGCTTTTGGGTCGTCTTCTCGTCTATCAGCCGAAGAATTTGATCCTGGATGAACCCAGCTCAGGCCTTGACGTTCGTGCCACACGGAAATTAAGAGCGATCCTGTCCCGTCTTCGCGATGAAGGGCATTGCCTCGTTTTTTCGAGCCACATCATGCAGGAGGTCGAGCTTCTCTGCGATTCGGTGATCGTGATGCATGATGGAAGGTCTTTGGGTCAGGCTCCGGTGGGTGAATGGAACGCCCGGGCTGGTGTCGACAAATTTGAAGATGCATTCGTCGCTGCGATCGAAGGAGGTCAGTATGCTCCGTGA
- a CDS encoding ABC transporter permease encodes MLRDIGIVIRKELLDLSRDRRTLRSMAGILLGMPLVYVVLIGVLLSQMKENMERTVQAGVVGCVHAQSICDFLRENRVDVTALEKVDTGLISNRKLDVIMHLPDDYESALLDFRRPKIGLWYDEVEDKSSSAIKRMGLLLERWQIGLGYRRAILRGVDPATLKPLQIEASSIKPEKGFSYGWVQLFMSSLLMSCFLGTYHLAVDSVAGEKERNTLESLMQTATPRTAFMLGKWLSLSLVGSLALLTSALMFKLLVEAKPLQNFLGMASELSWDFIGKSLLICIPLILMTTSLQFMIGTLSRSVKEAQTYASLLSIVGILPASFANVLEKMPNAQWFPSLGQTLTMLRLGKEQPVNWLACLVASGATLLVAGIFLLVVYRAFHNEKLFRSGT; translated from the coding sequence ATGCTCCGTGATATTGGGATTGTGATTCGCAAGGAACTGCTCGATCTGTCCCGCGATCGCCGCACCCTGCGTTCGATGGCCGGTATTCTTTTGGGTATGCCGCTGGTTTATGTGGTCTTGATTGGCGTTCTTCTTTCGCAAATGAAAGAGAACATGGAACGCACGGTTCAGGCCGGGGTCGTAGGTTGCGTGCATGCGCAAAGCATCTGCGATTTCCTGCGGGAAAATCGGGTGGACGTCACGGCGCTGGAAAAGGTGGATACGGGCCTCATTTCGAACCGAAAGCTTGATGTCATCATGCATCTGCCGGACGATTATGAAAGTGCGCTGCTCGATTTTCGGCGGCCCAAAATCGGTCTTTGGTATGATGAGGTCGAGGATAAATCAAGTTCCGCCATCAAAAGGATGGGCCTTCTCCTGGAACGCTGGCAGATCGGTCTCGGCTATCGGCGAGCCATCCTGCGCGGGGTTGATCCTGCGACGCTGAAGCCGCTGCAGATTGAAGCCAGCTCCATCAAACCGGAAAAAGGTTTCAGCTATGGCTGGGTCCAGCTCTTCATGTCCTCTCTTCTGATGTCCTGCTTTCTGGGAACCTATCATCTGGCTGTCGACAGTGTCGCTGGTGAAAAGGAAAGAAATACCCTGGAATCCCTGATGCAAACAGCGACGCCTCGTACGGCGTTCATGCTCGGGAAATGGCTGAGCCTGTCGCTGGTCGGGTCGCTTGCACTTCTGACGTCGGCGCTGATGTTCAAGCTTTTAGTGGAAGCCAAGCCGCTGCAAAACTTCCTGGGCATGGCGTCGGAACTTTCCTGGGATTTTATTGGCAAGAGTCTTTTGATCTGCATTCCGCTCATTCTGATGACGACGAGTCTTCAATTCATGATCGGCACGCTTTCACGTTCCGTCAAAGAGGCTCAAACCTATGCCAGTCTTCTTTCCATTGTGGGTATTCTGCCGGCTTCCTTCGCCAACGTGCTGGAGAAAATGCCGAATGCCCAGTGGTTTCCGAGCCTCGGGCAGACGCTGACCATGCTGCGTTTGGGTAAAGAGCAGCCAGTCAATTGGCTGGCCTGCCTCGTTGCCAGCGGTGCAACTCTGCTCGTGGCGGGAATTTTTCTGCTGGTCGTCTATCGAGCCTTTCATAATGAAAAGCTGTTTCGTTCAGGAACCTGA
- a CDS encoding PaaI family thioesterase, translated as MTKHKTSLEPLGEDWQEIRLPFANLVRSFVSGDPHGDRIRVRYYKTKDKDVLMGRIWFGPGAEGPPGHTHGGAQAAAIDEICGGAVWAHGYKVVALNLETDFGTFVPLNTELVLHGSITKREGRKIFTEGRIEDLNGRVLSKGRVLFLELNEEQIAKLSGFTGGLELPSEVLPPKKDEI; from the coding sequence ATGACAAAACACAAGACTTCCCTGGAACCTCTCGGCGAAGATTGGCAGGAAATTCGTCTGCCTTTCGCCAACCTTGTTCGCTCCTTCGTTTCTGGCGACCCGCATGGCGATCGCATCCGTGTGCGCTATTATAAAACCAAGGACAAGGATGTCCTCATGGGCCGCATCTGGTTTGGTCCTGGTGCGGAAGGCCCTCCGGGTCATACGCATGGCGGGGCCCAGGCTGCGGCGATCGATGAGATCTGTGGTGGGGCCGTATGGGCCCATGGCTATAAAGTGGTCGCCTTGAATCTGGAAACGGATTTCGGCACATTTGTTCCCTTGAATACGGAACTCGTTCTGCATGGCAGCATCACCAAGCGTGAAGGCCGCAAGATCTTTACGGAAGGCCGTATCGAGGATCTGAATGGTCGCGTTCTTTCGAAAGGCCGGGTGCTGTTTTTGGAATTGAACGAAGAGCAGATCGCCAAACTTTCCGGTTTCACCGGTGGACTCGAGCTGCCGTCCGAAGTTCTGCCTCCTAAAAAAGACGAGATCTGA
- a CDS encoding alpha/beta hydrolase family protein: MFVGSLSLTVTDPKKNVNFPALIFYPTATASSPVNFGPYPMDLALNAQVQGEHCPLIVISHGSGSTPLVYRNLATFLARQGFVVAMPEHPGNNRSDNSLDGTVANLEQRPRHLRLTMDAVLSDPRFTPHVDAHHVALIGHSLGAYTALALAGAQPWSGLGQRIEVEADSRIQALVLLAPVASFFSPNDSLRNVHVPILMFAGTEDRMTPKWQSQLILDLVPGRDQVIFHAIAHAGHYSFLSPFPPAMKRPDFPPSQDPPGFDRERFHDEMHETIRSFLHTQLGL; encoded by the coding sequence ATGTTTGTTGGAAGCCTGAGTCTGACCGTCACGGATCCCAAAAAAAATGTAAACTTCCCGGCTCTCATTTTTTATCCGACAGCCACAGCTTCCAGCCCCGTGAACTTTGGCCCTTATCCCATGGATCTGGCTTTGAATGCCCAGGTCCAGGGTGAACATTGCCCGCTGATCGTGATTTCCCACGGATCGGGCAGCACCCCGCTCGTGTATCGAAACCTCGCCACTTTCCTTGCAAGACAGGGCTTTGTCGTGGCAATGCCCGAGCATCCGGGCAACAATCGCAGTGATAACAGCCTGGATGGAACCGTCGCGAACCTTGAGCAAAGGCCGCGGCATCTGCGCCTCACCATGGATGCGGTGCTTTCCGATCCCCGTTTCACGCCGCATGTGGACGCGCATCATGTGGCCCTCATCGGCCATTCGCTCGGCGCTTATACAGCCCTCGCACTGGCCGGAGCCCAGCCCTGGTCAGGCCTTGGGCAAAGGATCGAAGTCGAGGCGGATTCACGTATTCAGGCCCTGGTCCTCCTGGCTCCCGTGGCTTCCTTCTTTTCTCCGAACGATTCCCTGCGCAACGTGCACGTGCCGATCCTCATGTTTGCCGGCACCGAGGATCGCATGACTCCGAAGTGGCAATCGCAGCTCATCCTTGACCTCGTCCCTGGACGCGATCAGGTTATTTTTCACGCAATCGCCCATGCCGGGCACTATTCGTTTCTGAGCCCCTTCCCTCCGGCCATGAAACGCCCTGATTTTCCTCCGTCACAGGATCCCCCGGGATTTGACCGCGAACGTTTTCATGACGAGATGCATGAAACGATTCGCAGCTTTCTTCACACGCAGCTGGGTCTATGA
- a CDS encoding NifU family protein — translation MDVKMMIQPTPNPYAKKIICNLDVKTTGKITLSTAEECAHIPLAKALFEIRGVTQVHFFENAITLTQDGSVSWDEILESSRKLIRALLPTHNPNFQSPEEKRREELSPELAKIEAILDRTIRPALQGDGGDLEILKLEDHFLTIRYEGACGTCPSSVTGTLAAIQSILREEFDPQIEIIPLQEAIEQ, via the coding sequence ATGGACGTCAAGATGATGATTCAACCGACGCCAAACCCGTACGCGAAGAAAATCATCTGTAACCTTGATGTGAAAACCACGGGCAAGATCACTCTTTCCACGGCTGAGGAATGCGCGCATATTCCCCTGGCCAAGGCCCTTTTTGAAATAAGGGGAGTGACCCAGGTCCACTTCTTTGAGAATGCCATTACCCTGACCCAGGACGGTTCCGTCTCCTGGGACGAGATTCTGGAAAGCTCACGCAAGCTGATCAGGGCTCTTCTGCCTACCCATAATCCCAACTTTCAATCGCCCGAGGAAAAGCGCCGCGAAGAGCTTTCGCCTGAACTCGCGAAGATTGAAGCCATCCTGGATCGCACCATTCGTCCCGCTCTGCAGGGTGATGGTGGCGACCTGGAGATTCTGAAACTTGAAGATCACTTCCTCACGATTCGCTATGAAGGCGCCTGCGGCACCTGTCCCAGTTCTGTGACGGGAACGCTGGCCGCGATTCAGAGCATTCTGCGCGAAGAATTCGATCCCCAGATTGAAATCATTCCGCTCCAGGAAGCGATCGAACAGTAA
- the sufD gene encoding Fe-S cluster assembly protein SufD, translating to MQANIDKVYASVQGSDWTPDWIGPLRASAFQKFSELGFPTRQNEDWKYTSLRPITGGSFGWLDEAHPNTDKSLENFMIPGADTLVFLNGSFAPHKSHMHPESGLTVMPLHRAIKTKKDLVEAHLKASHSLPRGSFEELNDATFSSGALVQVDARHAVTRPIQFLFVNTESAAAQLISPRNIVHIADGASATVVESYFSYLEPHLTNVVSSYEVGRGAQLRLFQEKILSSQSLHVGKNLIKARRDADVACFTLTLGGRISRTELQIDLEESGANARLDGLYLGRMQTHLDHVTTVQHLAPHTTSSQVYKGILYDECRAVFNGRINIVKNAQQTVAHQLNKNLLMSSTAEADSRPQLKIDADDVKCSHGATIGQLDALQTFYLQSRGIPRAEAEQMLAKAFVRDVMYRIQDATMQSRMLSLLENYGGITV from the coding sequence ATGCAAGCCAATATTGACAAGGTTTACGCCAGCGTCCAGGGGTCGGATTGGACACCCGATTGGATAGGGCCCCTGCGTGCGTCCGCTTTTCAAAAATTCAGTGAGCTCGGTTTTCCGACCCGGCAGAATGAAGATTGGAAATATACGAGCCTGCGTCCGATCACGGGCGGCAGCTTCGGCTGGCTGGACGAAGCGCATCCGAATACGGATAAGTCGCTCGAAAATTTTATGATCCCTGGCGCGGATACGCTGGTCTTTTTGAACGGCAGCTTCGCTCCCCATAAATCGCATATGCACCCGGAGAGCGGCCTGACCGTGATGCCGCTGCATAGGGCGATCAAAACGAAAAAAGACCTGGTCGAAGCGCATCTGAAAGCGTCCCATTCGCTGCCCCGCGGCAGCTTTGAAGAACTGAACGATGCGACCTTCAGCAGTGGCGCCCTGGTTCAGGTGGATGCGCGTCATGCCGTGACGCGTCCTATTCAATTCCTCTTTGTGAACACGGAAAGCGCCGCCGCGCAGCTGATCAGCCCGCGGAATATCGTGCATATTGCCGATGGCGCCAGCGCCACGGTGGTGGAAAGTTATTTCAGCTATCTGGAGCCGCATCTCACGAACGTGGTGAGCAGCTACGAAGTGGGCCGTGGCGCGCAGCTGCGTCTTTTTCAGGAAAAAATCCTGAGCTCGCAGTCGCTGCATGTGGGCAAGAACCTGATCAAAGCGCGCCGCGATGCGGATGTCGCCTGCTTTACCCTGACGCTTGGCGGCCGCATCTCGCGCACGGAGCTTCAAATTGATCTGGAAGAATCCGGAGCGAATGCAAGGCTCGATGGTCTTTATCTCGGCCGCATGCAGACCCACCTGGATCATGTGACAACGGTTCAGCATCTGGCGCCGCATACGACGAGTTCCCAGGTTTATAAGGGCATTCTCTATGATGAATGCCGGGCTGTTTTCAACGGCCGCATCAATATCGTGAAGAATGCACAGCAGACCGTGGCTCATCAGCTGAATAAGAATCTTTTGATGAGCAGCACCGCGGAAGCGGATTCACGGCCGCAGCTGAAAATCGACGCTGATGACGTCAAGTGCTCGCACGGCGCAACCATTGGCCAGCTGGACGCCCTGCAGACCTTTTACCTGCAAAGCCGCGGCATTCCCCGCGCGGAAGCTGAGCAGATGCTGGCCAAGGCCTTTGTCCGTGATGTGATGTATCGGATTCAGGATGCCACCATGCAGTCCCGCATGCTGAGTCTTCTGGAAAATTACGGCGGCATAACGGTTTAA
- the sufC gene encoding Fe-S cluster assembly ATPase SufC has product MLTIQGLEVKVDEKQVLKGLNLTVNAGEVHAIMGPNGSGKSTLSKVIAGHPDYEVTGGSIQYEVNFKQKDLLALDPDERAREGVFLAFQYPVEIPGVPNLEFLRVAFNAVCKHHGVDPMDAAAFNAFVREKAKMLEISSDFLDRQLNVDLSGGEKKRNEILQMAVLAPRLALLDETDSGLDVDSLRIVAEGVNKLRTEDNAIVMITHYHRILNYIKPDFVHVLAGGRIVKSGDLSLALEIEDRGYDWLLN; this is encoded by the coding sequence ATGCTCACTATTCAAGGTCTAGAGGTCAAGGTCGACGAGAAGCAGGTTCTGAAAGGTCTGAACCTGACGGTCAACGCCGGCGAGGTTCATGCGATCATGGGCCCGAACGGCAGCGGGAAAAGTACGCTTTCCAAAGTGATCGCGGGACATCCCGATTATGAAGTGACCGGCGGGTCGATCCAGTATGAAGTCAACTTCAAGCAAAAAGACCTCCTGGCACTCGACCCGGATGAGCGTGCGCGTGAAGGCGTGTTCCTGGCTTTCCAATATCCTGTGGAAATCCCCGGCGTGCCGAACCTCGAATTTCTGCGCGTGGCTTTCAATGCGGTCTGTAAGCATCACGGCGTCGATCCCATGGATGCGGCCGCCTTCAACGCATTCGTGCGTGAAAAAGCCAAAATGCTGGAAATCAGCTCCGACTTCCTTGATCGTCAACTGAACGTGGACCTCTCGGGCGGCGAAAAGAAGCGCAACGAGATCCTGCAGATGGCTGTGCTGGCGCCGCGTCTGGCCCTGCTTGACGAAACCGATTCCGGCCTGGACGTCGACTCCCTCCGCATCGTCGCGGAAGGCGTGAACAAGCTGCGGACCGAAGATAACGCGATCGTGATGATCACGCACTATCATCGGATTCTGAACTATATCAAACCCGATTTCGTTCATGTTCTGGCAGGCGGCCGTATCGTTAAATCCGGCGATCTGTCTTTGGCTTTGGAAATCGAGGATCGTGGCTACGATTGGTTGCTCAACTGA
- the sufB gene encoding Fe-S cluster assembly protein SufB, whose amino-acid sequence MDTTTKKNQLASREYKYGFVSDVETDEFPVGLNEDIIRRISALKNEPEFVLDFRLKAFRYWLTLEEPTWAHVSYPKIDFQAIRYYSAPKKKGDGPKSLNDIDPELLATFNKLGIPLGEQQRITGVAVDVVFDSVSIATTYKEELGKHGIIFCSISEAIQDHPELVQKWLGKVVPYKDNYYAALNSAVFTDGSFCYIPKGVKCPMDLSTYFRINAAGTGQFERTLVIAEEGSSVSYLEGCTAPQRDENQLHAAVVELVALDNAEIKYSTVQNWYAGDEEGRGGIFNFVTKRGLCAGKNSHISWTQVEAGSAITWKYPSCILQGDGSHGEFFSVALTNNKMQADTGTKMIHIGKNTKSRIISKGISAEQSVNTYRGQVKILPSAEGARNYSQCDSLLVGDQCSANTFPYIEVKNQTAVVEHEATTSKISKEQVFYLKSRGIDEEQAIGLLINGFCKEVFKELPLEFSVEAVKLLEMKLEGSVG is encoded by the coding sequence ATGGACACCACGACCAAAAAAAATCAGTTGGCTTCACGCGAGTACAAGTACGGTTTCGTCAGTGATGTGGAAACGGACGAATTCCCTGTCGGCCTGAATGAGGACATCATCCGGCGTATTTCGGCGCTGAAGAACGAGCCGGAATTCGTGCTCGATTTCCGTCTGAAGGCCTTTCGTTACTGGCTGACTCTGGAAGAGCCGACCTGGGCCCACGTCAGCTATCCGAAAATTGATTTTCAAGCGATTCGATACTATTCCGCGCCGAAGAAAAAAGGCGACGGCCCCAAGAGTCTGAATGATATCGATCCTGAGCTGCTTGCCACTTTCAATAAGCTCGGCATTCCCCTGGGTGAGCAGCAGCGCATCACAGGCGTTGCGGTCGATGTGGTCTTTGACTCGGTTTCGATTGCGACCACCTACAAGGAAGAGCTGGGCAAGCACGGCATCATCTTCTGCAGTATCTCGGAAGCCATCCAGGATCATCCGGAACTCGTTCAGAAGTGGCTGGGCAAAGTCGTTCCTTATAAAGACAACTACTATGCCGCGCTGAACTCGGCGGTCTTTACCGATGGTTCCTTCTGCTACATTCCGAAGGGCGTCAAATGCCCGATGGATCTCAGCACCTATTTCCGCATCAACGCCGCGGGAACCGGGCAGTTCGAACGAACGCTCGTGATCGCCGAGGAAGGCAGTTCGGTGAGCTACCTCGAAGGTTGCACCGCGCCTCAGCGTGATGAGAATCAATTGCATGCGGCTGTCGTGGAGCTCGTGGCGCTGGATAACGCCGAGATTAAATATTCGACCGTTCAGAACTGGTACGCTGGGGATGAAGAGGGTCGGGGCGGTATCTTCAACTTCGTGACCAAACGCGGTCTTTGCGCAGGCAAAAACTCGCATATTTCCTGGACCCAGGTGGAAGCCGGATCGGCTATCACCTGGAAATATCCAAGCTGCATTCTGCAGGGTGATGGTTCGCACGGGGAATTTTTCTCGGTGGCCCTGACCAACAACAAAATGCAGGCCGACACCGGCACCAAGATGATTCATATCGGCAAAAATACGAAGAGCCGCATCATCTCGAAAGGGATATCCGCGGAGCAGTCCGTGAACACCTACCGTGGCCAGGTGAAAATTCTGCCATCCGCAGAAGGGGCCCGAAACTATTCCCAGTGTGATTCCCTTTTGGTTGGAGATCAGTGCAGTGCCAACACCTTCCCTTATATCGAGGTGAAGAATCAGACGGCCGTGGTCGAACATGAGGCCACCACATCGAAGATCAGCAAGGAACAAGTCTTCTATCTGAAATCGCGGGGTATCGACGAGGAGCAGGCGATCGGCCTGCTGATCAACGGGTTCTGCAAGGAAGTCTTCAAAGAGCTGCCACTCGAATTCTCGGTGGAAGCTGTGAAGCTCCTGGAAATGAAACTCGAAGGTTCCGTCGGTTAA
- a CDS encoding Rrf2 family transcriptional regulator, translating to MNLTSRSRYALKIMLDLAYRHNEPLVRRQEIVARQGIPSKYLDQILVRLRRDGLVESVRGRTGGYRIGRDIRLINVWEIFRAVEDGIYPVECVDEHAGCEFRSACIAKEPWQLIFENVRRSLSQMTLADIAEQFQEDEKNCATGVRECRPGREPMRLLESSAGP from the coding sequence TTGAACCTGACTTCGCGCAGTCGCTATGCGCTGAAAATCATGCTGGATTTAGCATACCGTCACAACGAACCTCTGGTGCGTCGCCAGGAGATTGTGGCGAGGCAGGGTATTCCCTCGAAGTACCTCGACCAGATTTTGGTTCGTCTGCGTCGGGATGGTCTTGTTGAAAGTGTTCGGGGACGAACAGGCGGCTATCGCATAGGACGCGACATCCGTCTGATCAACGTCTGGGAAATATTTCGCGCGGTCGAGGATGGGATTTATCCCGTGGAATGCGTCGATGAGCACGCCGGCTGTGAATTCCGCTCGGCCTGCATTGCCAAGGAACCCTGGCAGCTCATCTTCGAGAATGTGCGGCGGTCCCTGTCGCAGATGACTCTGGCCGATATCGCGGAACAGTTTCAGGAAGACGAGAAAAATTGTGCGACCGGTGTCCGCGAGTGCCGTCCGGGCCGTGAGCCCATGCGTTTGCTCGAATCATCGGCGGGCCCCTGA